A genomic region of Mesorhizobium sp. NZP2077 contains the following coding sequences:
- a CDS encoding IS5 family transposase (programmed frameshift), which translates to MSDLLMLTPEQMRRIEPYFPLSHGVPRVDDRRVLSGILFVIRNGLRWRDVPSDYGPHKTIYNRFIRWSRLGVFNRILAELAAQGGETDNLMIDATHLKAHRTAASLLKKGLYPGCIGRSRGGLTTKLQVVCDGKGRPRLLHLSEGQANDHKTAAAVIEDLPAANALLADRAYSSAAFRQALVERGITPCIPPHAKHRIQHSYDPVLYRQRHRIENMFARLKDWRRIHTRYDRCAHTFLSAIAFAAAFIFWINES; encoded by the exons TTGAGTGATTTGCTGATGTTGACCCCGGAGCAGATGCGCCGGATCGAGCCCTATTTTCCTTTGTCGCATGGTGTGCCGCGTGTAGATGACCGCCGGGTGCTGAGCGGCATCCTGTTCGTGATCCGCAATGGCCTTCGCTGGCGAGATGTCCCTTCTGACTACGGTCCGCACAAGACCATCTACAACCGCTTCATCCGCTGGAGTCGGCTGGGTGTGTTCAATCGCATCCTGGCGGAACTGGCCGCGCAGGGCGGCGAAACGGACAATCTGATGATCGATGCCACCCATCTCAAAGCGCATCGCACTGCCGCCAGCCTCCTTAAAAAGGGGCTCTATCCCG GATGTATCGGACGCAGCCGAGGTGGACTGACCACCAAGCTGCAAGTGGTCTGTGACGGCAAGGGACGCCCGCGGCTGCTGCATCTGAGCGAAGGGCAGGCCAATGATCACAAGACTGCTGCGGCAGTGATCGAGGATTTGCCCGCCGCCAACGCCCTGCTGGCCGATCGGGCCTACAGTTCAGCGGCCTTCCGTCAGGCGCTCGTCGAGCGCGGTATCACGCCATGCATCCCGCCCCATGCCAAGCATCGTATTCAGCACAGCTACGATCCTGTCCTATACCGACAACGCCACAGGATCGAGAACATGTTCGCACGCCTCAAAGACTGGCGACGCATCCACACCAGGTACGACCGATGTGCTCACACTTTCCTGTCGGCGATCGCCTTCGCTGCAGCCTTCATCTTCTGGATCAATGAGTCCTGA
- a CDS encoding MFS transporter, giving the protein MGPVIGPLLGGLLTTYASWRWIFYVNVPFGCIGILAALRFVDDFHEEAVQRFDFAGFLMVGCGVALLQFGLENIGRPIIPVSATVLVLAASVLLLLAFGRYARRVVAPAVDLTLFRFRSFWVGTLAGGLCRVGLNGVPFLMPLMLQVGFGMSPVTSGSLTFVGSFGALLMRPLLSPLLRPFGFSVVLIGSAVVGSAAVAGFALMNADTPHWMIGVYVFLFGIVRSAQFMTSNTLSYADLPADKLSRATSLGGVLQQLSVSLGVSIAAMLLGLIAGETHVLTPERFHQVFLLTAIIPLISIPGFLYLRGEDGVQVSGHVRGIRK; this is encoded by the coding sequence ATGGGGCCGGTCATCGGGCCGCTGCTCGGCGGCCTGCTGACCACCTATGCGTCGTGGCGGTGGATATTCTACGTCAACGTGCCGTTCGGCTGCATTGGCATTCTGGCGGCGCTGCGCTTTGTCGACGATTTCCACGAGGAAGCGGTGCAGCGCTTCGACTTCGCCGGATTCCTGATGGTGGGATGCGGCGTGGCGCTGCTGCAATTCGGCCTGGAAAACATCGGCCGGCCGATCATTCCCGTTTCCGCGACAGTGCTGGTTCTGGCCGCTTCCGTCCTGCTGCTGCTCGCCTTCGGGCGCTATGCGCGTCGCGTCGTGGCGCCGGCCGTCGACCTGACGCTGTTTCGATTTCGCTCCTTCTGGGTCGGCACGCTGGCCGGTGGCCTGTGCCGCGTCGGTCTCAACGGCGTGCCGTTCCTGATGCCGCTGATGCTGCAGGTCGGCTTCGGCATGAGCCCGGTCACCTCAGGCTCGCTGACATTCGTCGGCAGTTTCGGCGCCTTGCTCATGCGGCCGCTGCTGTCACCACTGCTGCGGCCCTTCGGCTTCAGTGTGGTGTTGATCGGCAGCGCGGTCGTCGGCTCCGCCGCCGTGGCCGGTTTCGCCCTGATGAATGCCGATACGCCGCATTGGATGATCGGCGTCTACGTCTTCCTGTTCGGCATCGTCCGCTCGGCGCAGTTCATGACCTCCAATACATTGTCCTATGCTGACCTACCGGCGGACAAGCTCAGCCGCGCCACCAGCCTCGGCGGCGTGCTGCAGCAGCTCAGCGTTTCGCTCGGCGTTTCAATCGCCGCGATGCTGCTGGGCCTGATCGCGGGGGAGACCCACGTGCTGACCCCGGAACGCTTTCACCAGGTGTTCCTGCTGACCGCGATCATCCCGCTGATCTCCATTCCCGGATTTTTGTACCTGCGCGGCGAAGACGGCGTGCAGGTCAGCGGCCACGTCAGGGGAATTCGCAAGTAG
- a CDS encoding MFS transporter, protein MTELATALEQPQFATERDPRLRLIIPIIVAIAFLMEQLDSTIITTAIPAIAQSLDTTPVRLNLAITTYILTLAVFIPVSGWFADRFGARKVFALALFTFTLGSALCGMANSFGMLLAMRALQGLGGAMMTPVGRLILLRSLPRSGLITAMTYMTCRPLWGRSSGRCSAAC, encoded by the coding sequence ATGACGGAACTGGCCACGGCATTGGAACAGCCTCAATTTGCCACCGAGCGTGATCCGCGGCTGAGGCTGATCATCCCGATCATCGTCGCCATCGCCTTTCTGATGGAGCAGCTCGATTCCACCATCATCACGACCGCGATCCCGGCCATCGCGCAAAGCCTCGACACGACACCGGTCCGGCTCAACCTGGCGATCACCACCTATATTCTGACCCTTGCCGTGTTCATCCCCGTCAGCGGCTGGTTCGCCGACAGGTTCGGCGCGCGCAAAGTGTTCGCGCTGGCGTTGTTCACCTTCACCCTGGGCTCGGCGCTGTGCGGCATGGCCAACAGTTTCGGCATGCTGCTGGCGATGCGCGCCCTACAGGGGCTGGGCGGCGCCATGATGACGCCGGTCGGGCGGCTGATCCTGCTGCGCAGCTTACCGCGCAGCGGGCTGATCACCGCCATGACCTACATGACCTGCCGGCCATTATGGGGCCGGTCATCGGGCCGCTGCTCGGCGGCCTGCTGA
- a CDS encoding ABC transporter ATP-binding protein, with protein MTVPKLRIAGLDKSFGTGERRTQVLRDINLDLTDNEFVSLVGTSGCGKSTLLSIVAGLQDFDAGDLSIDGAPILQPGLDRGVVFQSYTLLPWLTARQNIEFALKAAGYDRTACREIALEHLDLVKLSGSADRYPAELSGGMKQRVAIARALSYRPKMLLMDEPFGALDALTRHQMQELLTQIWEEHRLTVLFVTHDVEEAVYLSDRIVVMGIGPGRIMQTFNVDIERPRREEVMETPAFMDLQRGVHKAIREASRRPEMA; from the coding sequence ATGACAGTTCCCAAATTGCGCATCGCCGGTCTCGACAAGAGCTTCGGCACCGGCGAGCGGCGCACGCAAGTGCTGCGCGACATCAACCTCGACCTTACCGACAACGAGTTCGTCTCTCTGGTCGGCACGTCGGGCTGCGGCAAGAGCACGCTGCTGTCGATCGTCGCCGGACTGCAGGACTTCGACGCCGGCGATCTCAGCATCGATGGCGCGCCGATCCTGCAGCCGGGTCTCGACCGTGGCGTCGTCTTCCAGTCCTACACGCTGCTGCCTTGGCTGACGGCGCGGCAGAACATCGAATTCGCCCTCAAGGCCGCCGGCTACGATCGCACAGCCTGCCGCGAGATTGCGCTCGAGCATCTCGACCTCGTCAAGCTGTCGGGCAGCGCCGACCGCTATCCGGCCGAACTGTCAGGCGGAATGAAGCAACGCGTTGCAATCGCGCGTGCGCTTTCCTATCGGCCCAAGATGCTGTTGATGGACGAGCCCTTCGGCGCGCTCGATGCCTTGACCCGGCACCAGATGCAGGAACTGCTGACCCAGATCTGGGAGGAGCACAGGCTGACCGTGCTCTTCGTCACGCATGACGTGGAAGAGGCTGTCTATCTGTCTGACCGCATCGTCGTCATGGGCATCGGCCCGGGACGCATCATGCAGACCTTCAATGTCGACATTGAGCGCCCACGCCGGGAAGAGGTGATGGAAACTCCGGCCTTCATGGATTTGCAGCGCGGCGTGCACAAGGCAATTCGCGAGGCATCAAGACGTCCCGAAATGGCGTAG
- a CDS encoding ABC transporter permease — protein MPIARSHFLMIAVAVFVGLGLAWWAATGLEWVKPIFLPSPGSVATQIAKLATDGTLWVDLTASAYRISIGFLIASALSIPIGVLIGSFRSWEAAIEPLVDFIRYMPVVAFVPLSILWAGTGDTQKFLIIFIGTFFQQVLMIMDNVKRVPADFIGLGRTLGLPDRKILTRIVVPSALPGIWDTLRISLGWAWTWLVLAELVAATSGLGYRITVSQRYFQTNTIIGYILLLGLLGLITDQVMKALEKVLFRQDGHSQ, from the coding sequence GTGCCCATCGCCAGATCGCATTTCCTGATGATCGCGGTGGCTGTCTTTGTCGGGCTTGGCCTCGCCTGGTGGGCGGCGACCGGGCTCGAATGGGTGAAGCCGATCTTCCTGCCGTCGCCCGGCAGCGTCGCGACCCAGATCGCCAAGCTCGCGACGGACGGCACACTGTGGGTGGACCTCACAGCCTCGGCGTACCGCATTTCCATCGGCTTCCTCATCGCCTCGGCACTGTCGATCCCAATCGGCGTGCTGATCGGCAGTTTCCGCTCCTGGGAAGCGGCCATCGAGCCGCTGGTGGATTTCATCCGCTACATGCCGGTCGTCGCTTTCGTGCCGCTTTCCATCCTGTGGGCCGGCACCGGCGATACGCAGAAATTCCTGATCATCTTCATCGGTACCTTCTTCCAGCAGGTGCTGATGATCATGGACAATGTGAAACGGGTTCCCGCCGATTTCATCGGCCTTGGCCGTACGCTCGGCCTGCCGGACCGCAAGATCCTGACGCGCATCGTCGTGCCCAGCGCCTTGCCGGGAATCTGGGATACGCTGCGCATCAGCCTCGGCTGGGCATGGACCTGGCTGGTGCTGGCCGAGCTTGTCGCGGCGACGTCGGGGCTCGGCTATCGCATTACCGTGTCGCAGCGCTATTTCCAGACCAACACCATCATCGGCTACATCTTGCTCCTGGGCTTGCTCGGTCTCATCACCGATCAGGTCATGAAGGCCCTGGAAAAGGTGCTGTTCCGGCAGGATGGCCACTCGCAATGA
- a CDS encoding ABC transporter substrate-binding protein yields MRNLAGQFRALMMAAAIGLAAAPAAHAADAAIPTTPEAGSFKIGIEPWLGYGQWHVADAKGLFKANGLSDVQIVNFAEDKDINAALASGQLDAANIATHTAMGMVAAGLPVKIVLLLDVSMTADAIIAGKDVTSIKDLKGKQVAFEEGTTSDILLKYALAKNGMSIDDVKAVPMPASDAGGALIAGQVPVAVTYEPYLTVAMAQNKDVKLLFTAGEDPGLISDVLVVRDEVIKSRPGQVLAMIKSWDAALKDYNADTPGGRAIIAKAVGSDVKDLNTAFDGVRYYSLAENKTALTGDFTTKTFADVEAAAKNAKLLQADVTPEQMIDPSFVKAAE; encoded by the coding sequence ATGCGTAACCTAGCAGGACAATTTCGCGCGCTCATGATGGCCGCCGCCATCGGGCTCGCCGCCGCGCCAGCGGCCCACGCGGCCGACGCGGCCATTCCCACGACGCCCGAGGCAGGATCGTTCAAGATCGGCATCGAGCCCTGGCTTGGCTATGGCCAGTGGCATGTCGCCGACGCCAAGGGCTTGTTCAAGGCAAACGGCCTGTCGGACGTCCAGATCGTCAATTTCGCCGAGGACAAGGACATCAATGCAGCGCTGGCCAGCGGCCAGCTCGACGCCGCCAACATCGCCACCCACACGGCGATGGGCATGGTTGCCGCCGGCCTGCCGGTGAAGATCGTGCTGCTGCTCGATGTCTCGATGACGGCCGACGCCATTATCGCCGGCAAGGACGTCACCTCCATCAAGGACCTCAAGGGCAAGCAGGTCGCCTTCGAGGAAGGCACGACGAGCGACATCCTGCTCAAATACGCGCTCGCCAAGAACGGAATGTCGATCGATGATGTGAAAGCCGTTCCGATGCCGGCGTCCGACGCCGGCGGCGCGCTGATCGCGGGTCAGGTGCCGGTCGCGGTCACCTACGAACCATACCTCACCGTCGCCATGGCGCAGAACAAGGACGTCAAGCTGCTGTTCACCGCCGGCGAGGATCCCGGCCTGATCAGCGACGTGCTGGTGGTGCGTGACGAGGTGATCAAGTCGCGGCCCGGCCAGGTGCTGGCCATGATCAAGAGCTGGGATGCCGCACTGAAGGACTATAATGCCGACACACCCGGCGGCCGCGCCATCATCGCCAAGGCGGTCGGTTCCGACGTCAAGGATCTCAACACCGCTTTCGACGGCGTGCGCTACTACTCGCTCGCCGAAAACAAGACGGCGCTCACCGGCGATTTCACCACCAAGACCTTCGCCGATGTCGAAGCGGCCGCCAAGAACGCCAAGCTGCTGCAGGCCGATGTGACGCCGGAGCAGATGATCGACCCGTCCTTCGTGAAGGCGGCGGAATGA
- the hutC gene encoding histidine utilization repressor: protein MIDLPDTASPLYEKVKDYILANIGTGRWGKDRKLPSENELVVSLGVSRMTVHRALRELTAAGFLIRLQGVGTFIAPPRPQSTLIEINNIAAEIVERGNRHRSEVLVLETITPTKELALSFEFPKRVSIYHSVVVNFENDLPVQLEERFVNPSLIPDYDKQDFSKTATYDYLMQKTPVTEVEHIISAIPADAETARQLNIDVGSCCLFLHRRTWTGAVVATISKLTYVGSRYSLGSRYSPSKTN, encoded by the coding sequence ATGATCGATTTGCCCGATACGGCGAGCCCCCTTTACGAGAAGGTGAAGGACTACATCCTGGCCAACATCGGAACGGGCCGGTGGGGCAAGGATCGCAAGCTGCCCTCCGAGAACGAACTGGTGGTCTCGCTTGGTGTGTCGCGGATGACGGTTCACCGCGCTTTGCGGGAACTGACCGCAGCGGGATTCCTGATCCGGCTGCAAGGCGTCGGCACATTCATCGCGCCACCCCGGCCGCAGTCGACCCTGATCGAGATCAACAACATCGCGGCCGAGATCGTCGAGCGAGGCAACAGGCATCGCTCCGAAGTGCTCGTGCTTGAAACGATCACGCCGACGAAAGAGCTCGCCCTGTCGTTCGAGTTTCCAAAGCGCGTCTCGATCTATCACTCCGTCGTCGTCAATTTCGAGAACGATCTGCCAGTGCAACTGGAAGAGCGTTTCGTCAATCCAAGCCTGATACCCGATTACGACAAGCAGGATTTTTCGAAGACCGCGACCTACGACTACCTCATGCAGAAAACCCCGGTGACCGAGGTCGAGCATATCATCTCCGCGATCCCGGCCGACGCCGAGACGGCGCGGCAGCTGAATATCGATGTCGGCAGCTGCTGTCTGTTTCTGCACCGCCGGACCTGGACGGGCGCGGTCGTCGCCACGATCAGCAAGCTGACCTATGTCGGCAGCCGCTACTCGCTCGGCAGCCGGTATTCCCCCTCAAAGACCAACTGA
- a CDS encoding zinc-binding dehydrogenase yields the protein MKAARLYGPGDLRVEDIASPGAPDAGWVKLRVDAAGICGSDLHNFRTGQWISRSPSTAGHELTGTVVALGEGVDTFAVGDRVVADSRFWCGECAQCRAGKRHLCASLGFVGEVCDGGFAEQAVLPARLLHVVDPALDERVAAMAEPLAVALHAVRRLPKTAGSVLVVGCGPIGGLAALLLSRSFAGTVLVADRNQARCARVARVTGATIVDLDRDAIAAATANAPLLAAVEATGSIAAFTQLLGVLDSGGAVAMVGIFHGRLDIDPNLLVEREIALLGCHAFADELADAVRMLGELSEPLLALIDREIGLDEIPAAYERLLAGESDGLKTIIRMRQPVEPA from the coding sequence ATGAAGGCGGCACGGCTTTACGGACCCGGCGATCTGCGCGTCGAGGATATCGCTTCGCCAGGGGCGCCGGACGCGGGCTGGGTGAAGCTCAGGGTCGATGCCGCCGGCATTTGCGGCTCGGACTTGCACAATTTCCGCACCGGCCAATGGATAAGCCGGTCGCCCTCGACGGCCGGCCACGAGTTGACCGGCACGGTGGTCGCGCTCGGCGAGGGCGTCGATACCTTTGCCGTCGGCGACAGGGTGGTTGCCGATTCCCGCTTCTGGTGCGGGGAGTGTGCGCAATGCCGTGCCGGCAAGCGCCATCTCTGCGCTTCGCTGGGATTCGTCGGCGAAGTCTGCGACGGCGGCTTTGCCGAACAGGCGGTGTTGCCTGCGCGCTTGCTGCATGTCGTCGATCCGGCGCTTGACGAGCGGGTCGCGGCGATGGCGGAGCCGCTTGCCGTGGCGCTGCACGCGGTGCGGCGTCTGCCGAAGACGGCAGGCTCGGTGCTTGTCGTCGGCTGCGGGCCGATCGGCGGTCTTGCCGCGCTGCTGCTGTCGCGAAGCTTCGCCGGCACCGTGCTTGTCGCCGACCGCAACCAGGCGCGCTGCGCCCGTGTGGCGCGGGTGACCGGCGCAACGATTGTCGACCTCGACCGCGATGCCATAGCCGCCGCGACCGCCAACGCCCCGCTGCTGGCGGCAGTCGAGGCGACTGGCAGCATAGCGGCGTTCACTCAGTTGCTCGGCGTTCTCGATTCCGGCGGCGCGGTGGCGATGGTCGGCATCTTCCACGGCCGTCTCGACATCGACCCCAATCTCCTGGTCGAACGCGAGATCGCGTTGCTTGGATGCCATGCCTTCGCCGACGAACTGGCCGACGCGGTGCGGATGCTTGGTGAATTGAGCGAGCCGCTGCTTGCCCTGATCGATCGCGAGATCGGCCTCGACGAGATACCGGCCGCCTATGAGCGGCTGTTGGCGGGGGAGAGCGACGGCTTGAAGACAATCATCCGCATGCGGCAACCTGTTGAGCCGGCGTGA
- the hisD gene encoding histidinol dehydrogenase → MSDISFHDLSSLDATQRAGLLKRAETDLSVFVEKVRPIIQAVKDEGDAALIRFARELDKANVAEGGLKVSEAEFDAAFDKVEKDVVESIGFGIDNIRRFHEEQKPETMWLKEVRPGAYAGDRYTPIASVALYVPRGKGAFPSVTMMTSVPAVIAGVPQIAIVTPPTADGSVDAATLVAARLAGVQTVYKCGGAQAVAAVAYGTETVKPALKIVGPGSPWVVAAKSVLSSIINTGLPAGPSEAIIFADDSVDGGLAALDLLIEAEHGPDSSAYLVTHSRKVAEAALAALPQHWSRMTEQRVEFSRAVLTGKRGGIVLTASLQDSYRFINDYAPEHLEILSKEPFAHLGHITEAAEILMGPHTPVTLANFVLGPNAVLPTSRWARTYGPLSVMDFVKRSSVGYVTSAAYPELAMHARRLARYEGFSSHENAVSEIRDLYLAG, encoded by the coding sequence ATGTCCGACATCAGCTTCCACGATCTGTCATCGCTTGATGCCACCCAGCGGGCCGGCCTGCTGAAACGCGCCGAGACCGATCTGTCGGTCTTCGTCGAAAAGGTCCGCCCGATCATCCAGGCCGTCAAGGACGAGGGCGACGCCGCTTTGATCCGCTTCGCCAGGGAGCTCGACAAGGCCAATGTGGCTGAGGGCGGACTGAAGGTCTCGGAAGCCGAGTTCGACGCGGCCTTCGACAAGGTCGAAAAGGATGTCGTGGAAAGCATCGGGTTCGGCATCGACAATATCCGGCGTTTCCATGAGGAGCAGAAGCCGGAAACCATGTGGCTCAAGGAAGTTCGGCCGGGTGCCTATGCCGGTGACCGGTACACGCCGATCGCTTCGGTCGCGCTTTACGTGCCGCGCGGCAAGGGCGCCTTTCCGTCGGTGACGATGATGACATCGGTTCCGGCTGTCATTGCCGGCGTGCCGCAGATCGCCATCGTGACGCCGCCGACAGCGGACGGTTCGGTGGATGCGGCGACCCTGGTCGCCGCGCGCCTTGCCGGCGTGCAGACGGTGTACAAATGTGGCGGTGCCCAAGCCGTCGCCGCCGTCGCCTACGGCACCGAGACGGTGAAGCCCGCGCTGAAAATCGTCGGCCCCGGCAGCCCTTGGGTGGTCGCGGCCAAGAGCGTGCTGTCGTCGATCATCAACACCGGTCTTCCGGCCGGTCCGTCGGAAGCCATCATCTTTGCCGATGACAGTGTCGACGGGGGCCTTGCCGCGCTCGACCTTTTGATCGAAGCCGAGCACGGGCCGGATTCCTCGGCCTATCTGGTGACGCACAGCCGCAAAGTCGCCGAGGCAGCACTTGCCGCACTCCCGCAACATTGGTCGCGGATGACCGAACAGCGCGTGGAATTCTCGCGAGCGGTGCTGACCGGCAAGCGCGGCGGCATCGTGCTGACTGCGTCGTTGCAAGACAGCTACCGCTTCATCAACGACTATGCACCCGAACATCTGGAAATCCTCTCGAAAGAGCCGTTCGCGCATCTCGGGCACATCACCGAGGCGGCCGAAATCCTCATGGGGCCGCACACGCCGGTGACGCTTGCCAACTTCGTCCTCGGTCCCAATGCGGTGCTGCCGACCAGCCGCTGGGCGCGGACCTATGGGCCGCTCTCGGTGATGGATTTCGTCAAGCGCTCGTCGGTCGGCTATGTCACCTCGGCCGCCTATCCGGAACTGGCGATGCATGCCCGCAGGCTCGCTCGCTACGAGGGCTTCAGCTCGCACGAAAACGCGGTCTCGGAGATCCGTGACCTCTACCTCGCCGGCTGA
- a CDS encoding glucose 1-dehydrogenase has product MRNASLFDLGGRKALVTGASRGIGRSIAEALSAAGADVAVTARSLASLEETITAIGAAGGVAHAVALDVTDVDRCRTATAEAASLLGGLDILVNNAGMEEVRPSLDVDEALWDRIVDTNLKGAFFCAQAAAQQMRDAGRPGAIINLCSLTSEVGIPTAVPYGSSKSGLLGMTQALAAEWADLGIRVNAIAPGYFRTAMTDVFYRNEVWQQSMLAKIPQRRFGDLSDLHGVAVFLASDAAAYITGQSIPVDGGFLASI; this is encoded by the coding sequence ATGCGCAATGCTTCTCTGTTCGATCTCGGCGGCAGGAAGGCGCTCGTCACCGGCGCCAGCCGCGGCATAGGCCGCAGCATCGCCGAGGCGCTGAGCGCTGCCGGCGCCGACGTCGCGGTCACCGCGCGCAGCCTGGCCTCCCTCGAGGAGACGATAACGGCCATCGGTGCCGCCGGCGGGGTGGCGCATGCCGTTGCCCTCGACGTCACCGATGTCGATCGCTGCCGGACCGCCACCGCCGAGGCCGCCAGCCTGCTTGGCGGTCTCGATATCCTCGTCAACAATGCCGGGATGGAAGAGGTCCGACCTTCGCTCGACGTCGACGAGGCATTGTGGGACCGGATCGTCGACACCAATCTCAAAGGCGCGTTCTTCTGTGCCCAGGCCGCGGCGCAGCAGATGCGCGACGCCGGCCGGCCCGGCGCCATCATCAATCTCTGCTCGCTGACTTCAGAAGTCGGTATTCCCACCGCGGTACCCTATGGCTCGTCGAAGTCGGGCCTGCTTGGCATGACGCAGGCGCTGGCGGCGGAGTGGGCGGATCTCGGCATCAGGGTCAACGCCATCGCTCCGGGCTATTTCAGGACGGCGATGACGGATGTGTTCTACCGCAATGAGGTATGGCAGCAGTCGATGCTGGCCAAGATCCCGCAGCGCCGTTTCGGCGATCTCAGCGATCTGCACGGCGTTGCCGTGTTCCTTGCCTCGGATGCGGCAGCTTACATAACCGGCCAGTCCATTCCGGTGGATGGCGGTTTTCTCGCGTCGATCTGA
- a CDS encoding histidinol-phosphate transaminase yields the protein MSKASDMVRTEVTRLSPYNSGLTIAEVMQRYAPVRIAKLGSNENPLGPSPTLASMMQAAAEMFRLYPDPAGRELRQAIAAKYEVGEDQIILGNGSEDLLSVISRAVLRPGDAVVTLYPSFPLHEDYATLMGASVIGVAVNDDLTINVDALIEAVRGAPRMLLFSNPMNPVGSWLSSSDLSRVLDAVSDETLVVVDEAYAEYAEGDDYASSLSDLGKRDRSWIVLRTFSKAFGLAGLRIGCGIVGDPELRALLDRVRTPFNANGVAQAAALAALADEEHLAKVVALAKAERTRVGNFLAGKGLEVAPSRGNFLFFNCRLNASAFAERLLREGVIVKPWKQEGFDSYVRVSIGSPAENDHFMAALMQLL from the coding sequence GTGTCGAAAGCTTCAGACATGGTTCGAACCGAAGTCACACGCCTGTCGCCCTACAATTCCGGACTCACAATCGCCGAGGTCATGCAGCGATACGCTCCGGTCAGGATCGCCAAGCTTGGTTCGAATGAAAACCCGCTTGGCCCGAGCCCGACGCTCGCCTCGATGATGCAGGCTGCCGCCGAGATGTTCCGGCTCTATCCGGATCCGGCCGGGCGCGAGCTGCGCCAGGCCATCGCCGCCAAATACGAAGTCGGCGAGGATCAAATCATCCTCGGCAATGGCTCGGAGGATCTTCTCTCCGTCATCAGCCGTGCCGTGCTGCGGCCCGGCGATGCTGTCGTCACCCTCTATCCGTCGTTCCCGCTGCACGAGGACTACGCGACGCTGATGGGAGCGAGTGTCATCGGTGTAGCCGTCAACGACGATCTCACCATCAACGTCGACGCGCTGATCGAGGCGGTACGCGGAGCCCCCCGCATGCTGCTGTTCTCGAATCCGATGAACCCGGTCGGCAGTTGGCTGTCGAGCAGTGATCTGTCGCGGGTGCTGGATGCGGTGAGCGACGAGACGCTTGTTGTCGTCGACGAAGCCTATGCCGAATATGCCGAGGGCGACGACTATGCCTCGTCCCTCTCTGACCTCGGCAAACGCGACCGGTCCTGGATCGTGCTGCGGACATTTTCCAAGGCGTTCGGGCTTGCGGGATTGCGCATCGGCTGCGGCATTGTCGGCGACCCGGAATTGCGCGCGCTGCTCGACCGGGTGCGCACGCCGTTCAACGCCAATGGCGTCGCGCAGGCCGCAGCATTGGCGGCGCTCGCCGATGAGGAACACCTCGCCAAGGTCGTCGCGCTGGCCAAGGCGGAGAGAACCCGTGTCGGGAATTTCCTTGCAGGCAAGGGCCTCGAAGTCGCCCCTTCACGAGGCAACTTCCTGTTCTTCAACTGCCGGCTTAATGCATCAGCCTTCGCCGAGCGCCTGCTGCGCGAAGGCGTCATCGTCAAACCCTGGAAGCAGGAGGGCTTCGACAGCTATGTGCGCGTCAGCATCGGCTCGCCAGCGGAGAACGACCACTTCATGGCCGCGCTGATGCAACTGTTGTGA